A window of the Tripterygium wilfordii isolate XIE 37 chromosome 12, ASM1340144v1, whole genome shotgun sequence genome harbors these coding sequences:
- the LOC120011434 gene encoding flavonol sulfotransferase-like → MESSKSSEEENQESSPFSQTDDQYKDIIATIPRTKGLGFITPDLCLYQDFWYEPKLLEGIMSAQQHFKPQSNDIIVSSFPKSGTTWLKALTFSIATRAIFSKTTTSPLFIKLPHVCVPHLDLSTNRETDVPIMATHIPYDSLPNSIVDSGNKIVYICRNPKDVFVSTWHFIPKVMQTGFKSFPLEEAFELFCNGLCVYGPWWEHNLGYWKASLELPEKVLFLKYDEMRKEPQLHIKRLAEFMGYPFSMEEDQNGAVQNIINICSFDHLSNLEVNRNGKCFEGPPAVIPNSAFFRKGSVGDWKNHLTVEMAARFDSIMDLKFSGSGLNWT, encoded by the coding sequence ATGGAATCCTCAAAATCTTCCGAAGAAGAAAACCAAGAGTCCTCTCCTTTCTCACAAACTGATGATCAGTACAAAGATATAATCGCAACCATTCCCAGAACCAAAGGTCTGGGCTTCATCACCCCTGATCTGTGTCTGTATCAAGATTTTTGGTACGAACCAAAGTTGTTAGAAGGAATCATGTCAGCCCAGCAACACTTCAAGCCTCAGTCTAATGATATAATCGTTAGCAGCTTCCCAAAATCCGGCACAACGTGGCTTAAGGCACTTACGTTTTCTATTGCAACACGAGCAATATTCTCCAAGACTACTACTAGTCCTTTATTTATTAAGCTACCACATGTCTGCGTTCCTCATTTGGACTTATCGACCAATCGAGAAACGGACGTCCCCATTATGGCAACACATATTCCCTACGATTCCTTACCAAATTCCATCGTTGATTCCGGCAACAAAATTGTGTACATATGCAGAAATCCCAAGGATGTGTTTGTTTCTACTTGGCACTTCATTCCCAAAGTAATGCAGACGGGATTCAAATCATTTCCTTTGGAGGAGGCTTTCGAGCTGTTTTGCAATGGGCTTTGTGTTTATGGTCCGTGGTGGGAGCACAATTTAGGGTACTGGAAGGCTAGCCTTGAACTTCCTGAGAAGGTTTTGTTCTTGAAATATGACGAAATGAGAAAAGAACCCCAACTCCACATCAAGAGATTGGCTGAATTTATGGGTTATCCCTTCTCCATGGAAGAAGACCAGAATGGAGCGgttcaaaatattataaatatctGCAGCTTTGATCATCTGAGTAATTTGGAAGTGAACAGAAATGGGAAGTGTTTTGAAGGCCCACCAGCGGTAATTCCGAATAGCGCGTTTTTTAGAAAAGGAAGTGTTGGAGATTGGAAAAATCATTTGACAGTTGAAATGGCGGCACGCTTTGACTCCATAATGGATCTCAAGTTTAGTGGTTCAGGCCTGAACTGGACATGA